From the genome of Arthrobacter russicus:
GGGCGTCGATCAGCGCCAACGGCAAGAACCTGGTCCTGGGCACCAACGACGAGTTCCACGGGAACTATTACACCGCGGCACAGGTCGGCGACGTCGAGTTCGACGTCAGCAAGAAGGAAGGCGGCAACTGGATCATCCCGGCCACGCAAACCGGCAACGAGCTGTTCACCGGGTTCGCTGGTTCCGGCAACGAAGCCCCCGGTGAAGCGTCCGGAGAGCAGGGCCTGTACAACAAACTGTCGGCTGGCGACCATGTGAAGTTCACGGTCGTCCCGGCGGCCGGCAACCCGGGCACGGTGCGCCTGGACTTTCCGGCCAGCACCGGCGTCGTGACCTCGGGCAACAGCTACACCGCGGCGCTCAAAGCCAATGAGGACGAAGCGTTCCATGCGCACCCGAAGTGGACCTTCAGCGCCAAAGGCACCTACCTGGTGACCATTTCGGCAAGCAACCCGGAGAACAAGGTCGGTGCTTCCAGCCCGATCACCGTGAAGTTCGTCACCAAGTAATCAGCCCTCCATGCGGTTGCGGGGCCGGACCTGCCGTCCGGCCCCGCAACCGGCCCGTTCACCGACGTCGGAAAGCATCCCGTGAAAATCCGCTCTGCTCTGCTCGCATCCCTGCTCCTGATCGGAGCGGCCGTTGTCCCCGGGCAACTGGCGGCTGCCGTATCGGCTCGGGCAGACAGCCCGCCGCCCACGGTGATCGACTCCGGCTACGCCCAGATCGCACCACTGGCCAAGGCCTTCGACGGCAATCCGGGGCGGGTCGAGTCGTTCCGGGCCGGGATCGCGCTCACCCAAGGGGCCTGGTCCGACGCCGATGGCGGCAAGGATTTCAGCAAGCAGACCTTCATTCCGGCGGAACAGGCGATTTTGCACCTGGCCGCCGCGGACCGGCTGCCGCAGGGCGGATTCGGCACTCCGGCCACCGAAAACTACCTCGCCGCCGGAACAGTGCTCGGTTCCGCGGAGACCGGCTCGGAATACTCCGGTTCCGGCCGGTTGTTGATCGGCGCGGGCACCTTGGTGAGCAGAGGAGCCGGGAAGCCGTCCTCCGAGCTCAATGCGCGCGGGGAAAGCACCCGGGATTTCACCGGCACCAATGCGGCAAACGTGTTCGCGCTGCTCGAAGCGAGCACGCCGGCCGGCGGCAAGGCCGTGCTGACCGGGAAAGGGGCCACTGGCCCGGTTTCATTGGACAGTTCGTTGCTGAACGGGTCGGCACCGGGCGGCTCCGAGCCGGCCCTGTTCGGCGTCACCTCATCGCTCAGCACCGAATTCACCGTGCCGGGACGGTACTGCTTGACCATCAGCCAAGCGCTGAAGACCAAACAGGGCGGGATGCTGACCGCCTCGGGCCGGTACACGGTTTACGTGGGGGACTTGCCCGCCAAGCCGCTCAGTTGCGCCACCGGAAACCCCGACCCCGGAAACCCTGACCCGGGAAACCCTGACCCGGGAGACCCGGCTAAACCGGCCACCGTCGTGCGTGCCGGTCACCTCGACGTGCGGGCACCGTTGAGCGGCGACGGGAAGTCGTTGCAGTTGCAGATCGCGAATTCGCAGCAACGCGTGCCGTTCCAAGACCTGGTGCTGACCGGCGTCCGTTCCGGCAGCGTCCCGACTCCGGACCCCGGCCGGGACTTCAGCGTGGTCGGCGCACCGGGCAGCAAGTACTGGTATTTCGGCCAGGGCGAACCGGATCCCGAGCACTACGTTTGGCCCGGCTTCAGCGGCGAGGATTTCTCGCCGTCGGACTTGGCCTTCGGATTCCAGGACGCTACCTTGACCGAGGTCTCCGGCCCGGCCGGCGGAAACTTCGCGATGTTCTACGATGATGCGGTCGCCGACCGGCTGCGTCCGGATGCGGTCTATTTCGATACCCGGCAGGGCATGCCGCAGAGCCTGCCGATCGCTGCCGCCAGCCACAAGCACTTCACCTGGAGCTTCACGCAACCCGGGAAATATTGCCTCGCGTTCCAGGCCAAGGCCCTGCGCTCGGCCGGCGACTGGGTCCGGGATAGTGCGCAGTTGACCATTTGGGTGGGTGATCCGGGCCAGGCCGCGGCGCAGGTCCCGTGCGATCGGGTCGGCGGCACGGCCGGGCTCAGCCTGCTCTCCCATGACCGGGCTGCACCGAACCAGGCGCCGGTGGGCCCGGTACTGCGCTCCGGGATGCTCCGCCTGGAACCCACCGTCGACGTGAAAAGCGGTGGCTTGAATGCCCGGTACCAGGCTGCCAGCAATCTCCCGGCCCGGGATGCTGCGCCGGGCGAACTCGTGGTTTCCGCCACTTTGTACTCCGGCGGGAAATACCTGATCGACGCCAATGACAGCGAATCGTCGCCGGCCCTGGTATTCGATTCGGGTCGGATCGCCCCGGGTGCGCTCAGTGGCCTCCTGACCGTGTCCTTCGGCCAGGTCCAGGGTCCTGGCACCGTCCAACTGCTCAACGGCAGCAGCGCACTGCTTTCCAGCAATCCCGCCGATTCGCTCGGCCAAACCCTGTTTGCCGGGCAAAGCCGGGCTGATGGCTGGCGTTGGTCCTTCGACCAGCCCGGCGTCTACTGCGTGCCCTTGACCATCGACGCGCAACCGCTGGGCAGCGTGCAGCCGGTGCGATCCAGCAGCATGCTGACCTTCGCCGTCGGCTCGGAGACTCCCGGAACACCCGGGTACCTGGACCGCTCGGCGATCAAACCGTGTGCCGACGGCGGCTCCGCCAGCAAGCCGGGCGACGTCGCCAAACCCGGAAAGCAACCCGGCGGCGCTGACCGGCCGACCGGCGTGAGCGTGCTCGCCGAAGGGCACATCGACTTGGCCAGCCGCTTGGGCGCGCATGGTTTGCGCACCGAAATCAAGGACTCCTCGCAAGGCCAAGTGGTCTACCGGGATCCGGCCAAAACCGTGTTGCAGGCGAAGAACCCGGCCAAGCGGACCATCCGGGGCGGTTCCAGCTTCGGCTTCCTCGGCGCACCGGGTTCCGAGGTCTATGTTCTGGGGCAGACCCAGGAGCCGGGTCTGCTCTGGCCCGGCTGGTCCACCGAGGAGGTCCCGCAGCTCGGCGCCATCGATTGGACCTTGACCCGGCTCGGCACCGTGGGCGCGGGGCCAGCGCCCGGTGATTTCGCGATGTACCAGTTGGGCGAATTGGCGCAACCGGAAATCAAATTCAACTCCGCCGCCGGAATCAACCGGTTCACGATCCCGGCCGGTGTGCACCAACACGGTTCCTGGGTGTTCTCCGCGCCCGGGGTCTATTGCACCGCGTTCCAGCGCAGCGCGGCCGACGGTCAGAGCAGCGATTTCACGGTGGCCTGGGTGGTCGGCGAGGAGGTCGACCCGGGCACGGTCGATCCGGCGAGGTGCTTCGACGGGGAACAGGTGCATGGGTTGCCCGACCAGATCAAAAGCGCGGCCGAGGCGCCGGGCCACGTTCCTACCGGTAATCGGACGGCTCCGGCTCCGGTCTGCCCGGTGCCCGGCGCAGGCTCATCCACCGGACCGGCGCCCGGATCCGCCGTGCTCGACCAAGGGCACGTGGACTTCGCTTCCCGGCTGGTGGACGGCAAGTTCCGTTCGCAGATCAAGGACGGCACCACTGGTGCGGTGACCTGGCACGAGCCGGGCAGTACCGTGATCAAGGTCAAGCCGGAAGCGGCGATTTCGGCCCCGGGCGGAGCCTTCGGATTCCTGGGTCCGGCCGGAACTACGGTGTACCAGATTCCGCAGACCCAGCGCCCGGGGCTGGTCTGGCTGGGTTGGAATACCGAATCGCTGGCTCCGCAGGAGGTCTCCGGCCCGGTCGACTGGTCGCTGGACGCGGTCTCCGGCCCGGGCCAGGTGCACGTTTTCGAACTCAGCGCCTTCGGGTCGCCGATCCCCGTGCTCGACGCCGGAGGTTCCTATCGGATCCCGCTCAATACGCACGCGCACGGGAACTGGTCGTTCAGCGCTCCGGGGCTTTACCGGTTGACCATGACGCAGCGCGCGGTCTTGGCGTCCGGGCAGAGCGTCAGCGACACCCAGGTGCTCACGGTGCAGGTAGGCGAGCCGACTCCGGCCGCAGACGCCGGCGCTGCGCCGTGCGCTGCAGCAGTGCCGGCTGCCGCCGCGTCGCCGGTGCCGGCAGACGGAGCGCCGGGCAGCGGGATGAATGCTGCGGCCTTGCCCGTCGACGGCGCCTCCGGTGCCGGGTGGCCGGCTTGGGTCTGGGGCTTGATCATGGGCGGGGTGCTGCTGCTCGGCACCGGGCTGGGCACCGGCGGAGCGTTCTGGGTGTTGCGCAAACGATAGAGTTGGAGCGCCGGCGGATGCTGCCGCCGGCGCTTCAAAAGGGGGGGTGCGCGGTGGGCCGGTTCGGTGACTTTTTCCGGATGGGACCGTACCGGGCGGACCACTTCCCCGCGCTGCGGGCCGCCGTCGGAATCGCCGTGCCCTTGCTGGTCCTGCTGATTCTGGACCGGCCCGACTTGTCCCTGTACGCGGTATTCGGCGCATTTTCCGGAGTCTACGGCCGGATGTCGGGCTACCGCGAGCGGCTTTTCCAACAGAGCCAAGCAGCGTTGATCATGTTGGCCACCGTATTCGTGGCGCTTTGGCTGGGCCGGCTGGCTCCGGGGCCTTGGACCTTGGTGCTGTTGACCGCGCTCGCCGCAGCGGCGGCGACGGTGCTCGCCACCTTGCTCCGATTCGGCCCAGTCGGCGGGTTCTTCGCGATCTTCGCCTTCGCGGCGATCAGCCACAGCCCGGGGACCGTCCCTGGCAGACGGCCGCGGCAGTTCGGCCGATCGATGGGCGCCACCTGGGCATGCAAGCGCTGCGCTATCTACTGGCGGTGGCATTGGCCGGCGCGGTCTCGACCCTGTTGGGGCTGGGGCACAGCTACTGGGCGATGGTCAGCGCCGCAGTCGTGATGATGGGCGCGGACCGTTGGGGGCGCATGGTCCGCGGTGTGCACCGGGTGGTCGGCACTTTCGGCGGCCTGCTGATTTTCTGGGCCCTGTCGCAGTTCCAGATGCAACCCTGGCAAGTATTGCTGCTCCTTGTGGCGCTGCAATTCATGGCGGAATTCCTGATCGTGCGGCAATACGGATTGGCGATGCTCTTCATCACGCCGTTGGCCTTGACCATGATGAATCTGGTGCCGGGGGCAACCCCGGGCAGTCTGATCACCGATCGTGCCTTGGAGACTCTGCTCGGCGTGCTGGCCGGCTTGCTGGTGGCCTGGTCGATCCACGAGCCGACCCTGCGCCGGTTGAAAAACCAAGTCCAACGGAACTGACGGGCTTTTCGGCTTCAGCGCCCGGTTTCGGATAGCCAGATGTCTTTGGGTTAGCCGGATGCCGGACAACCGGCTAACCCAAAGACAGCACGCTATCTCAGGCGCAAGGGCTCAGAGGTCTCCCGCCGCGGGAACCCCGCCACTCAATTCGGACGGCGACATATCGGCGTAGCGCTTGGCCTTGGCCACCGCTTCCTGGAGTCCTGCCAGATCCAGGTTGGCCACGTAGCCGGGAGTATCCCGCTGGATCCGCCAGCCTTCGCTGAGCGGGCCGAGGTCCAGGACGTCGAAGCCCCAGCTCCCAAGATGGCCGGCCACTACGGACTTGCTGTCGGGATCGTCGCCCGCCACGATGAGCGCCCGGGCCGCGCCGGATTCGGGCCGCACCTGCTCGAGCACTTCGGAAGCGTAAATGTGGTTCAGGGCTTTCACCACGGACGACTCCGGAAGCACGTCCTGCAAGAGTTCGCTGGTGGTCGAGGTCTCTTCTTCCAGATCCGGGATCCGGCCGTCCCGGTCCGGGTAATAGTTGTTGGCGTCGATCACGATTTTGCCCCGCAGCTGCTCTGCCGGAAGCGAATCGATTTTATTCAACGGGATGGACACCAGCACCAGGTCAGCCTGGGCCGCGACCTCGGATACCGTTCCGGCTGACGCATTGTCGCCCAGCCAGGCAACCGTCTCGCCGAGTGATTCCGGCCCGCGCGAATTGCTCATCAGGACTTCGTTGCCGGCGTCCACCGCCAATTTCGCCACTGCTTTGCCGACATTTCCACTACCGATGAATCCGATTTTCGTCATACTGGCTGAGCAACGCGTTCGGGCGCAGTATTCCCGGCAGGCGGGCTCCGCGGGTGACGTCCCTGTGATCAGGCCGGGTTGAAGCCGGCAAATGCCAGGGCTTGCTTCACCAATTCGCCGCGACCGCCGTCGAATTCGGCCTGCACCATGGGGCTGAGCACCTCGTAGGGGCTCATCCAGGTGAGTTCCAAAGCATCTTGGCGCGGCGAGCATTCGCCGGTCACCGGGATCACGTAGGCCAGGGAGACCGCGTGCTGCCGTTCGTCGGTGAAGCCGGTCTGCGACGGTGCCGGGAAGTATTCGGCGACGGTGAACGGCACCGGGCTGAGCGGGAGTTGCGGCAGGGCCAGTGGGCCGAGGTCCTTTTCGATGTGCCGCATCAACGCGGCCCGGATGGTTTCCCGGTAGAGCACCCGGCCGGAAACCAAGGAGCGGATCATGCTGGCGTCGTCGTCGGCCTGGAGCAACAGGCCGACCTCGTTGACATAGCCCAAGGGATCCAGCCGGACCGGCACTGCCTCGACGTAGATCATCGGCAGTCGGCCGCGGGCCTCGTACAAGTCCTCTTCGGAGAGCCAGCCTGGATTGGGGTCGGGAGTGCGAACGCTCATGCTTCAGTTCTACCCGATCCGCGCGGGATCGGTGGCATCGCATCGCAGAAGCCCGCGATCTGGATCACTGGAATCCAGGACGGCGCTTCCAGGTGCTCCACAACGGCCGGTACCCTTGCCGGGCCCAGAACGGTGTCGCGTACGGATTGTTGCTGGCCTGGTGAAGCAGGGTGAGCGGCACTCCGGCGGCATCGAGGATCTGATGTGCCCGCGCGGCCAGGGCAGCGCCGGCCCCGCGGCTCCGCAGCCCAGGCTCGACGAACAGATAACCGAAATAGCCGGCACGGTCGCCGGCCGAGCTCATCCGGTGCACCCAGCCGGCCTGCTCGGGCGGATCCACTTGGGCGAAACCCTGCAACGATCCTCCGGCTGCCAAAACCAGTGTCCAGTCCGGATTCCGGTCGAACTTGCCGCGGAACGATCCGAGCAGGGTTTCCGCTGCCCCGGCCCGCTCGGTGGCGGACCCGAAGTGCTGGTCGAAGCCCTGCAGGCGGCCCAGCATGGCGCCGATCGCGTCAAGGTCCTCGGGTCGCGCGGTCCGGACGACGGCCGGACCCGGCCCGACGACGGCCGGGCCGCCGGCGGCGATGGTCCCGGCGGGCCGGGCCGCCAGGGTGGTCACCGGGGCGAAGCCGCGGGCCAGCAGCGGATTGACGAAGCGCAGATCGCGGCTCGGCACGATCAGGTTGCGCGCGGAATCATGATCTCCGGCGACCAGCGTTCCGGCTGCGCCGGCAATCCACTGATCGAGCAACCCGCCCAGCACGGGAACCGGATCCCGGCCGTCGAGCCGCACCTCCAGGGTCGATTGACGCAAGGGCTCCCACAGCGCGGATTCGTCGTGCGGGCCGTCCGCGGTGAATTCGACGCGGCCGACGGCGTTGCCGTCCGGGCCGTGCACCCGGAGCAGGTCCGGGCCGGAGAGCGGTTCGGCAGCCCAACTCGGCAGCCAATGGTCGATTGCGGTCATCCTCGGGGTTCCTCAGCGGTAGTGCTCCGGTGGTCGAGATATCCGTAGCCGTCGCCCTGGTTCTCTTCGTTGATCCAGATGGTCGGGCCGGTGGGGTTGTGCGGGACGTCGGCGAAATCCGGATTCGGTACGTGCAGCGTGCGTCCGTAGTTTTCGTCGATGATGTGCGCGCCGATGCCCGCGGCGAGGAACTTGTCCAGCAACTCTTCCAAATCGCCGTCGTAGCCGAAGCCCAGGCCGCCGTGTGCTGGTTCATCGGCGAAGTGCGCCAGGATCCGGCCGCCGTTCTTGGCGCTGAAGCCGCTGATCCGGCCGTCGACCGAGCTGGATTCCCACCGGGCGCCGATATTGCGCAAGTCCTGGCTGGCTCCGGCCACGTCCGGCGTCAGCCAGATCATGTTCACGGACAGCCTCGGGTCCGCGGCGAGATCCGTCTCCAGACGTTCGGCGCGGTCGACCACGAACTCCAGGCCGTCGCATCCGGTGACCCGGACCGCCCGGCCGTGGTCCAGATCCACGGTCTCGGCTTTGCTGCCGGCCTGCATGGTCTGTTCGGCGAACACGTCCAGATCGCGCGCTTCGAAGCCCAGGCAGGTGGTGCCATCGTGCGGGGTGCCCGGGCCCGCGAGGTGCAGCGCGATCCGCCCGGAACCGGCGTCGAACTCGTACCAATCCTCGTCCGGATAGCCGGAGGCCAAGCCCAGGAGGTCGAAGATCGGCAGGAAGGCCTCCACTCGGGAGGTGAAATGGATGGGACGGGCCCGCAGCATCAAGAAACTCCTTCGGCTGACTCGAGGTAACGGCGGAGGGCTTTCTCCACCAGAGCGGACAAGCTGATTCCCTCGTCGATGCCGCGGCGCTTGACCTCGCGGACCAACTCCGGCGGCAAATAGACATTGAACTGGGTCTTGGCATCGGGCATGTCTAGAATGCTAGCAAGTTAGCTTTCTGGAATTCAGCGGACCACTCGTTGCCAGGAATTCTGCTCAATCATGACCCGTTGCGGGGTAATCTGGCGGAATGCCTGTGGATCTGCCCGAACTCTTGCTCAAAGATGCAGTCGAATGGCGTGCCTGGCTGGCCGAGCACCACGCGGACCGCCCCGGGGTCTGGCTGGCGTTGCACAAAAAGGGCGGTTCGGCCACCGAGCTGGACTATGCCACGGCTTTGGAACACGCCTTGTGCTTCGGTTGGATCGACGGCCAGGTCAAACGGCGCGATGCGGAGAGCTTCTTCCAACGCTGGACGCCGCGCACCAAGAAGAGCATCTGGTCGATCAAGAACACCGAGCACATCGCGGATTTGGAAGCCCGGGGGCTGATGCAACCGGCCGGGCGGCTCGCGGTCCAGGCCGCGAAGGACGACGGGCGCTGGGCACAGGCCTACCAGCGGCAGTCCGATGCCGAACTGCCGCAGGATCTGCTGGCTGCGGTGGCCTTGGTGCCCGAAGCCCAGCAAATGCTCGACGTGCTCAATACGCAGAACCGTTTCGCACTGTATTTCCGGCTCAGCCAGCTCAAAACCGACCTCGGTCGGAAGCGCAGAATCGAGGCCTTCGTGCAGATGCTGGCCCGGCACGAAGCGCCCTACCCGCAAAAGCAGAAGCCGGAAGCATAGCAACTGCTCAGCGGCATCGGGCAAAATAGGCGGATGCCTTCCAATGCCAGCCGCCGGACCTTGCTGATCTGGGCGACCCTACTCTTCATCGTCGGCCTCTGCGGTTTCTTCCTGCTCTGGAACATGGTCGATCGCGGCACTGGCCTGGTTGCCGTTGACCAACCCTTGCTCTCCTGGTTGCTCGGCGAGCGGATTCCGCTGCTGACCGGTGTGCTCGGCGTGATCACCACGCTTGCCAACCCTTTGTGGTTCACCGTGATCGTGATCGGGCTCGCGCTGAGTTGGGGACTGCTGAAAAAGGAAGTCTGGCGGCCGATGCTTTTGGCGCTTTCGATGGGGCTGGTGGCCTTGACCAGCACCTTCGTGAAACTGGCGATCGGCCGGCCGCGGCCGCCGGCCCGGGACATGCTGTTCGGCATCAGCACTTCGTTTTCGTTCCCTTCGGGGCATGCGCTCGCCGCCGGGGTTTTTTTCATCGGCTTGGCCTACTTGCTGATCAGCCGGCGCTCCGGTGCCCGGGTCTGGGTGTTGTGGTGCTCAGTGGCCGTGCTGGGCGCCTTCTCGGTGTCCTACAGCCGGCTCTACCTGGGCCATCATTGGTTGACCGATGTGCTGGCCGGACTGTCCTTGTCGTTGTCGATCGTGGCCCTGCTGCTGGCCGCCGATGCGTTCAAGCCGAGGCGAGCTGGTGTGCCGTCTCCAGGATCATCCACGCCTGAAGCTGCGTCGACAGCCCGACTGCAGCCCCCGGGGGATACGCCTGCTCCGCGCTGAGGCCGAGCTCTTTGCTGAACACGCCGTCTGCCGACCGGGTGGCCCAGACCGCCTCGGCGGTTCCGAAGACCATCCGGCGGGCTGCTTCCCGGGTTTCGTCGGGCAGCTGCGCATTCCGGGCCGCAACGCCCAAATACCGGATCAGGATCCCGGTGAACAGTCCACTGTCGCCTTCGCCGTGCAGCAGGACCGCGCCGCCGTGCTCGCCGCGGCTCAGCTCGCGCTCGACGCCGTCGATCAGCTGGACGGCGCGGGCGAGGTTGAGTGCGCTCGGCAGCGCGCAGAATGCGCCGAGCACCGGGCCCTGGTTGTAGGTCCAGACGGTTTCCTCGCGCTCGGGCCCGGTGGGCCGCAAGTGGATTCCGTCGATGTACAACTGCTTTTCGGCATCCCAGAGGTTGCCGTCCAACCAATCCAGAATGTGTTGCGCCTGCTCGGCTTCCCCGTCGCGGGCGAAGTACAGTGCCGCGGGGCCGTTGACCGGGGTGTTTTTGAAATCGCGTTTTTTGGACCAGAACAGGCCGCCGCCCAAGTCGTCGGTGAAGGCTTTGCGCAGTTGCCGGCCCAGTACCCGGCGCGCCGACCGGGCACCGGGAAAGGCCCGGCCCAAGGCTTGTTCGGAGAGGGTCTGCCCCCGGCCGACAGCCAGTGCGAGCCAGGCCATGTCGTCGTAGAAGCTGTTCACCAGGATCAGGAAATTGCGCAACCGGATGCCGCGGAGCAGCGCGCGGGCCAGGCCCAGATCCACCGGTTCGCGGTGCTGGTTCCGGCGCCAGGCGGCGTCGACCAGGCAGTCCAGGTAGTGCGCCTGCCACCAATAGTGCCACTCGGTCTTCTTCGCCGGGGCGGTGGAGATCTTGGCCAGCCAGGTGCCGGGAAGGCCGAACGGCCGGCGGCCGAACCGGGTGTTGACCGCGGTCTCAGCCACCGTCGCCCGTTGTGCCCATGCATCAGCCGTGGTTTCCGCGCTCATACGGACACTCTAAGCCCCGGCAGGGTCGATTTCAGTTAGGATGCATTAACGGAACTCGACGAGGAGAAGAACGTGGAACTGAAGAACGCCACTGCATTGATCACCGGCGGCGCGTCCGGGCTGGGTGCCGCTACCGCTCGCCGTCTGCACGCCCGTGGCGCGGCGGTCGTGATCGTCGACCTGCCCGGTTCGAACGGCGCGGATTTCGCCGCGGAACTCGATGCCGCCCGCCCCGGGAGCGCCGTTTTCGCAGCTGCCGACGTCACCGATGAAACCCAAGTCCAAGCCGCCGTCGATGCGGCCGTGGCGATCGCTCCGTTGCGTGTCGTGGTCAACTGCGCCGGGATCGGCACACCTGGAAAAGTCCTGGGCAAAGAAGGCGTATTGCCGCTGGCGGCGTTCAACCGGGTGATCCAGGTGAACCTGGTCGGCACCTTCAATGTGCTGCGCTTGGCCGCCGCTGCGATGGCGGAGAGCGAGCCGGTGCTGGGCGAGTTCGATACCGCCGAACGCGGCGTGATCGTCAACACTGCCTCGGTGGCAGCCTTCGACGGGCAGATCGGGCAGCCGGCGTATTCGGCCTCGAAGGGTGCGGTTGCCGCGATGACCCTGCCGCTGGCCCGGGAATTCGCCCGTTCGCTGATCCGGGTGATGACTATCGCCCCCGGGATTTTCGGCACTCCGATGGTGGCCGGGCTGCCGCAGGCCGCGCAGGATTCGCTCGCGCAGCAGATTCCGCACCCCTCGCGTTTGGGCCAGCCGGACGAGTACGCGGCACTCGTGGAGCACATCGTGGCCAATGCGATGCTCAACGGCGAGACCATCCGGCTCGACGGTGCGATCCGGATGCAGCCCAAATGATCCCAGGCCATGCCGAGCCCGTGCTCGGCTTGCCCGAGGTGGACTTCTACCAGTTCGAATCCGGACTGACCGGCTTCGAGAAGCAGAAGCTGGTGCAACTGCGGAACTTCCTCGCCGAACATGTCACCCCGTATTGCGTCCAATGGTGGAACGACGCCGAATTCCCGGCGCATATCCTGCCGGAACTGGCCAAGCTGGGGCTTTCCACCGCGATCCAGCAGGGCTACAGCCCGCTGTTCGCCGGATTGGTCATCGCCGAGATCACCAAGGTGGACACTTCGTTGGCCACGTTCTTCCTGGTGCACCACGACTTGTTCGTGGAGTCGCTGTATTTGTTCGGCAATGACGAGCAGCGTTCGCGTTATCTGGCCGATGCCCTGGCGCTGCGCAGCACTGGAGCCTTTGCGCTCACCGAGCCGGAGCACGGCTCCGACGTGGCCGGCGGGATGACGACGACAGCCCGCCGGGACGGCGAGGAGTGGGTGCTCAACGGCACCAAGCGTTGGATCGGCAATGGGACATTTTGCGATCACATGCTGATCTGGGCTCGGGACACCGAAGACGGTGCCATGCGCGGGTTCATCCTGAATGCGGAATTGCCGGGGGTCAGCCGGCAGAAAATCGAACACAAAACCGCGCTGCGCACGGTACAGAACGCGGATATCCGGCTCGACGGCGTCCGGGTTTCCGAAGCGGACCGGTT
Proteins encoded in this window:
- a CDS encoding acyl-CoA dehydrogenase family protein — translated: MIPGHAEPVLGLPEVDFYQFESGLTGFEKQKLVQLRNFLAEHVTPYCVQWWNDAEFPAHILPELAKLGLSTAIQQGYSPLFAGLVIAEITKVDTSLATFFLVHHDLFVESLYLFGNDEQRSRYLADALALRSTGAFALTEPEHGSDVAGGMTTTARRDGEEWVLNGTKRWIGNGTFCDHMLIWARDTEDGAMRGFILNAELPGVSRQKIEHKTALRTVQNADIRLDGVRVSEADRFQGIDSFKDTNVLLQGSRVMVSWQAVGQQLGAFEIARQYAVERMQFGRPIASFQLVQAQLVKMLGNAMASLAMMAQLTSLPQMGMDQVALAKAFTTERMRETVAAGRSILGGNGIVTDYRMAKCFADAEAIYTYEGSHEINTLIVGRSITGVSAIV
- a CDS encoding glycoside hydrolase family 76 protein: MSAETTADAWAQRATVAETAVNTRFGRRPFGLPGTWLAKISTAPAKKTEWHYWWQAHYLDCLVDAAWRRNQHREPVDLGLARALLRGIRLRNFLILVNSFYDDMAWLALAVGRGQTLSEQALGRAFPGARSARRVLGRQLRKAFTDDLGGGLFWSKKRDFKNTPVNGPAALYFARDGEAEQAQHILDWLDGNLWDAEKQLYIDGIHLRPTGPEREETVWTYNQGPVLGAFCALPSALNLARAVQLIDGVERELSRGEHGGAVLLHGEGDSGLFTGILIRYLGVAARNAQLPDETREAARRMVFGTAEAVWATRSADGVFSKELGLSAEQAYPPGAAVGLSTQLQAWMILETAHQLASA
- a CDS encoding SDR family NAD(P)-dependent oxidoreductase, with translation MELKNATALITGGASGLGAATARRLHARGAAVVIVDLPGSNGADFAAELDAARPGSAVFAAADVTDETQVQAAVDAAVAIAPLRVVVNCAGIGTPGKVLGKEGVLPLAAFNRVIQVNLVGTFNVLRLAAAAMAESEPVLGEFDTAERGVIVNTASVAAFDGQIGQPAYSASKGAVAAMTLPLAREFARSLIRVMTIAPGIFGTPMVAGLPQAAQDSLAQQIPHPSRLGQPDEYAALVEHIVANAMLNGETIRLDGAIRMQPK